In Luteolibacter sp. Y139, the following proteins share a genomic window:
- a CDS encoding LamG-like jellyroll fold domain-containing protein, whose amino-acid sequence MPASRKVAASLALALAAVSPAKADITYSLNIGNSGEEQQVGASVTTVAAFLNQVGSFNKHWNVYYSSGIPTAQANYNGDMGFGGIRNERVVFHEGSHTFGMGTHGNYPGLIAGGVWKGKYGNQAELDTYHDFGDGLHGDGHAIWPGGFNYDNEDGFIQRYWQARIMAGIRTDMGILSYTREARNEAVVVGDTAEFRVESPLAVSWQWSRNGVNLTNGGDISGANTAKLRIANAKATDAGTYRCTVTGANETLINRPRELWVYPSSQLGQWSFNGNATDSLNSNHGTAFGSPAYVAGQVGQAVDLDGTDDYIDLPDAMGRTAGTTIATWVNWDGGGDWQRIFDFGTGTYQNFFLTPRAGGAGMRLSIKDVINGKNQEYQVNTTALPTGQWVHLAAVIKGDYMTLYMNGKPVGSAFNLDATPAHFPATNNYIGKSQYADPLFNGRVDDFRLYAKALSGAEIWTLWGQSANQAPVFTSDPITLPSGSSLSPYTGQTLASYASDPDSNPLTFSKLSGPAWLTVAANGTLSGQPTSADGGTNSFVVRVTDPSGATSDATVQIPVTALLPAPVTTSLTGPVTDADDVYYFSGSIAEPDTINGTTTATDNDESTFLAENRTSKGQTFTTKSNPQGYFLQSFTFQNVKWPSVTAPGTAYDIQPGDQWEFQVGTMSGNVKTPMLRYAAAYDGAAIVGSGDAGTGRWFTFNLSGLGIQLAPNTTYYFEAAPLSGDPFFELNSSRTGTYTGGAAFRGNVTGTLGTSVIPLTGDYIFHANLEAKPNPNPSTVAYWNFEEGTSNSYVAYNRTAANQYEGSIFDQSGNANNLSVWTNSWAWYRPQIAAPTTPQTGVANTLSMQNAGAYPSLTAISTSLTSWSPQQWTIEAAIRPDDATNGYQTFIGRDSVGAFAGETGLAAFYFQLTPTGALQVSFNDAAGNNWKATSSANAIQDAKWHAVAATSDGQTLKLYSKNITNGDANYTLLASTNISASTNPALSTGAGDGGDWDPGVFTVGRGLYNGGHTDRYFGHIDDIRMSNGALAPAYLLYSPLIPTFANWIIGYPAVGAQNGFDDDPDRDGLANGIEAFLGSSPTSRNQGLRNLARTGATTLTFQHSQNASLPTDLTATYRWSTDLQNWNTSGATQGGTTITLTPALNTPLTGTTTVTANITGTQPAKLFIQLQATQP is encoded by the coding sequence ATGCCCGCGTCGCGAAAGGTCGCCGCATCGCTCGCCCTCGCGTTGGCCGCCGTCTCCCCGGCCAAGGCCGACATCACCTACTCCCTCAATATCGGTAATTCGGGGGAAGAGCAGCAGGTCGGCGCCTCCGTCACGACCGTCGCCGCCTTCCTCAATCAGGTCGGCTCCTTCAACAAGCACTGGAACGTCTACTACAGCTCCGGCATTCCCACCGCCCAGGCCAACTACAATGGCGACATGGGCTTCGGCGGCATCCGCAATGAACGCGTCGTTTTCCACGAAGGTTCCCACACCTTCGGCATGGGCACCCACGGGAACTACCCGGGCCTGATCGCCGGCGGCGTATGGAAGGGCAAGTATGGCAACCAAGCCGAGCTCGATACCTACCACGACTTCGGCGATGGCCTCCACGGCGACGGCCACGCCATCTGGCCCGGCGGCTTCAATTACGACAACGAGGACGGCTTCATCCAGCGCTACTGGCAGGCCCGCATCATGGCCGGCATCCGCACCGACATGGGCATCCTCTCCTACACCCGCGAGGCGCGGAATGAAGCCGTGGTGGTCGGCGATACCGCCGAGTTCCGCGTCGAGTCACCGTTGGCCGTCTCATGGCAGTGGTCTCGCAATGGCGTGAATCTCACCAATGGCGGCGACATCTCCGGCGCGAACACCGCCAAGCTGCGCATCGCCAATGCCAAGGCCACCGACGCCGGCACCTACCGCTGCACCGTCACCGGCGCGAATGAAACACTCATCAACCGCCCCCGCGAACTCTGGGTCTATCCCTCGTCGCAACTCGGCCAATGGAGTTTCAATGGCAATGCCACCGATAGCCTGAACTCGAATCACGGCACCGCCTTCGGCTCCCCCGCCTACGTCGCCGGACAAGTCGGCCAAGCCGTCGATCTCGATGGCACCGACGACTACATCGACCTGCCGGACGCGATGGGCCGCACCGCCGGCACCACCATCGCCACTTGGGTGAATTGGGACGGCGGCGGCGATTGGCAGCGCATCTTCGACTTCGGCACCGGGACCTACCAAAACTTCTTCCTCACCCCCAGGGCCGGCGGCGCAGGCATGCGGCTGTCGATCAAGGACGTCATCAATGGCAAAAACCAGGAGTATCAGGTCAATACCACTGCCCTGCCCACCGGCCAGTGGGTCCATCTCGCCGCCGTGATCAAGGGCGACTACATGACCCTCTACATGAACGGCAAGCCCGTCGGCTCCGCCTTCAATCTCGACGCCACTCCCGCCCACTTCCCCGCGACTAACAACTACATCGGCAAGAGCCAGTACGCAGACCCTCTCTTCAATGGCCGCGTCGATGACTTCCGCCTCTATGCCAAGGCTCTGAGCGGCGCGGAAATCTGGACCCTCTGGGGACAGAGCGCGAACCAGGCACCCGTCTTCACTTCAGACCCCATCACCCTGCCTTCGGGCAGTTCGCTGTCACCTTACACCGGGCAGACGCTCGCATCCTATGCCAGCGATCCGGATTCGAATCCCCTCACCTTCTCGAAGCTGAGTGGACCCGCATGGCTCACCGTCGCTGCGAATGGCACCCTCTCCGGCCAACCCACTTCGGCCGACGGCGGCACGAACAGCTTCGTCGTTCGCGTAACCGATCCCTCGGGCGCGACCTCGGACGCCACCGTACAAATCCCTGTCACCGCGCTTCTCCCCGCCCCCGTCACCACCAGCCTGACCGGCCCCGTCACCGATGCGGATGACGTCTACTACTTCTCTGGTAGTATTGCCGAGCCCGACACCATCAACGGCACCACCACCGCCACCGATAACGACGAGTCCACCTTCCTCGCCGAAAATCGCACGAGCAAAGGACAGACCTTCACCACCAAGTCGAATCCCCAGGGCTACTTCCTCCAGTCCTTCACCTTCCAGAATGTGAAGTGGCCGTCCGTCACCGCCCCCGGCACCGCCTATGACATCCAGCCGGGCGACCAGTGGGAGTTCCAGGTCGGCACCATGAGCGGCAATGTGAAAACGCCCATGCTGAGATACGCCGCCGCCTACGACGGCGCGGCTATCGTTGGCAGCGGCGATGCCGGCACCGGACGTTGGTTCACCTTCAATCTCTCCGGCCTCGGCATCCAGTTGGCCCCGAATACCACCTACTATTTCGAGGCCGCCCCGTTGTCCGGCGACCCCTTCTTCGAGCTGAATAGCTCGCGAACCGGCACCTACACCGGTGGCGCAGCCTTCCGCGGGAATGTCACCGGCACTCTCGGCACCAGCGTCATCCCGCTCACCGGTGACTACATCTTCCACGCGAATCTGGAAGCCAAGCCCAACCCGAATCCCTCCACTGTCGCCTACTGGAACTTCGAGGAAGGCACTTCCAACAGCTACGTCGCCTACAACCGCACCGCCGCCAACCAGTATGAAGGCAGCATCTTCGACCAGTCTGGTAACGCCAACAACCTCTCCGTCTGGACCAACAGCTGGGCCTGGTATCGCCCGCAGATCGCAGCACCCACCACGCCACAGACCGGCGTTGCGAATACCCTCAGCATGCAGAATGCCGGTGCCTATCCATCGCTCACCGCCATCAGCACCAGCCTGACAAGTTGGAGCCCGCAGCAGTGGACCATCGAGGCCGCCATCCGTCCCGATGACGCCACCAATGGCTACCAGACCTTCATCGGACGCGACAGCGTCGGCGCCTTCGCCGGAGAAACCGGCTTGGCCGCTTTCTATTTCCAGCTCACTCCCACCGGCGCCCTGCAAGTCTCCTTCAACGACGCCGCAGGCAACAACTGGAAGGCCACCTCCTCTGCCAATGCCATCCAGGACGCGAAGTGGCACGCCGTCGCCGCCACCTCCGATGGCCAGACGCTGAAGCTTTACTCGAAGAACATCACCAACGGCGACGCCAACTACACGCTTCTCGCCAGCACCAACATCTCCGCCAGCACCAACCCCGCACTCTCCACCGGTGCCGGCGATGGCGGCGACTGGGATCCCGGCGTCTTCACCGTCGGACGCGGCCTCTACAATGGCGGCCACACCGACCGCTACTTCGGCCACATCGATGACATTCGCATGAGCAATGGCGCGCTCGCCCCGGCTTACCTCCTCTACAGCCCGCTCATTCCCACCTTCGCGAATTGGATCATCGGCTATCCCGCCGTCGGAGCCCAGAACGGCTTCGATGACGACCCCGATCGCGACGGCCTCGCCAATGGCATCGAAGCCTTCCTCGGCAGCAGTCCCACCTCCAGAAACCAAGGCCTCCGCAACCTCGCCCGCACCGGTGCCACCACCCTCACCTTCCAGCATTCGCAGAATGCGTCGCTCCCCACCGACCTCACCGCGACCTATCGCTGGTCCACCGACCTCCAGAACTGGAACACCTCCGGTGCCACCCAAGGCGGAACCACCATCACCCTCACCCCCGCCCTCAATACCCCTCTAACAGGCACCACCACCGTCACCGCCAACATCACCGGCACCCAGCCTGCCAAGCTCTTCATCCAGCTCCAGGCCACCCAGCCGTGA